In one Plasmodium reichenowi strain SY57 chromosome 7, whole genome shotgun sequence genomic region, the following are encoded:
- a CDS encoding hypothetical protein (conserved Plasmodium protein, unknown function), whose amino-acid sequence MSSKSDREDKCKSKNKEKYYKYRKDDNKRDIINKEKYKYRYEEHISKKDYTKKKEKLYTNDSEEENKKKKKMLKDYSKEEIDMQESDISNNSNKNNKDEYVDIKQFKENTMNKNIIMNKRKRKSSSISKDNHLKNEERVRKKWKVKRTCDVKKKKKKNSSYSNQSSSENMSDVISSKRYSDKSSDSSKSSDSSKSSDSSKSSDSSKSSGSSKSSGSSKSSGSSKSSGSSKSSDSSKSSGTSKSSDSSKSSDSSKSSGTSKSSDSSKSSGTSKSSDSDNSSKCSQSYSSSTKRKKKKKILKKKKKGKEEKQMNVKNKSDNANEEIKKQKEFDEHIYDSKEMIRLTINILQNYNFLNNLKILYKKLDNKKKISLENIKDLKLKKKLRHLLRSWKLEKKDEYYKKPLNFRENIYDIFNNLLYYFLSKIDINKLRENISKRRELLLNKNYNKSNNSSTQHKLSNISNYYLENVNDSVYDDEMLLNDLRKNNSSDLLENSNHIPMKSLRELHEEGFFKNSKENYKEFVEKHKEVDLWGKNEQEQKYLLSSKNKPEERKRFDRETDLCINKFVNKQDYKKLIKNTKDHVDDKFHKTENMI is encoded by the coding sequence atgagtAGTAAATCAGACAGAGAAGATAAATGTAAAAGCAAAAATAAAgagaaatattataaatatcgAAAAGATGATAACAAAAgagatattataaataaagaaaaatataaataccGGTATGAAGAACATATATCAAAAAAGGATTATAcgaaaaagaaagaaaaactttatacaaatgattctgaagaagaaaataaaaaaaaaaaaaaaatgttaaagGATTATAGTAAAGAAGAAATAGACATGCAAGAAAGTGATATATCTAAcaattcaaataaaaataataaggatGAATATGTTGATATTAAACAATTTAAGGAGAATAcaatgaataaaaatataataatgaacaaaagaaaaaggaaatCATCATCAATTAGTAAAGATAATCATTtgaaaaatgaagaaagggtaagaaaaaaatggaagGTTAAAAGAACTTGTGACgttaaaaagaaaaaaaaaaaaaattcgTCCTATAGTAATCAGAGTTCAAGTGAGAATATGTCAGACGTTATAAGCAGCAAACGATATAGTGATAAATCTAGTGATAGTTCAAAATCTAGTGATAGTTCAAAATCTAGTGATAGTTCAAAATCTAGTGATAGTTCAAAATCTAGTGGTAGTTCAAAATCTAGTGGTAGTTCAAAATCTAGTGGTAGTTCAAAATCTAGTGGTAGTTCTAAATCTAGCGATAGCTCTAAATCTAGTGGCACTTCTAAATCTAGTGATAGCTCTAAATCTAGTGATAGCTCTAAATCTAGTGGCACTTCTAAATCTAGTGATAGCTCTAAATCTAGTGGCACTTCTAAATCTAGTGATAGTGATAATAGTAGTAAATGTAGTCAAAGTTATTCCTCATCTAcgaaaagaaaaaaaaaaaaaaaaatattgaagaagaagaagaaaggaaaagaggaaaaacaaatgaatgtaaaaaataaaagtgaTAATGCAAatgaagaaattaaaaaacaaaaagaatttgatgaacatatatatgatagTAAAGAAATGATAAGATtaacaataaatatattacaaaattataattttttgaataatttaaaaatactttataaaaagttagataacaaaaaaaaaatatctttagaaaatataaaagatttaaaattaaaaaaaaaattaagacATTTATTACGTTCTTGgaaattagaaaaaaaagatgaatattataaaaaacCATTAAATTTTagagaaaatatatatgatatatttaataatttattatattactttttatctaaaatagatataaataaattaagagaaaatatttcaaagagaagagaattattattaaataaaaattataataaatcaaataaTTCATCAACACAACATAAGTTATCTAATATatcaaattattatttagaAAATGTAAATGATTCTGtttatgatgatgaaatgttattaaatgatttaagaaaaaataattcttcCGATTTATTAGAAAATTCAAATCATATACCCATGAAAAGTTTAAGAGAATTACATGAAGAAggattttttaaaaacagtaaagaaaattataaagaatttGTAGAAAAACATAAAGAAGTTGATTTATGGggaaaaaatgaacaagaacaaaaatatttattaagttcaaaaaataaaccagaagaaagaaaaagattTGACCGAGAAACGGATTtgtgtataaataaatttgtaAATAAGCAAGACTATAAAAagttaataaaaaatacaaagGATCATGTCGATGATAAATTTCACAAAACagaaaatatgatataa
- a CDS encoding 4-nitrophenylphosphatase has product MALIYSSDKKDDDIIKVEKKYESFLKEWNLNKMINSKDLCLEFDVFFFDCDGVLWHGNELIKGSIEVINYLLREGKKVYFITNNSTKSRASFLEKFHKLGFTNVKREHIICTAYAVTKYLYDKEEYRLRKKKIYVIGEKGICDELDASNLDWLGGSNDNDKKIILKDDLEIIVDKNIGAVVVGIDFNINYYKIQYAQLCINELNAEFIATNKDATGNFTSKQKWAGTGAIVSSIEAVSLKKPLVVGKPNVYMIENVLKDLNIHHSKVVMIGDRLETDIHFAKNCNIKSILVSTGVTNANIYLNHNSLNIHPDYFMKSISELL; this is encoded by the coding sequence ATGGCTTTAATTTATTCCAGTGATAAAAAAGATgatgatattattaaggtagaaaagaaatatgaGAGTTTCTTGAAGGAATGGAATTTAAATAAGATGATAAATAGTAAAGACTTGTGTTTAGAATTTgatgtttttttttttgattgTGATGGAGTTTTATGGCATGGAAatgaattaataaaagGTTCTATTGAagtaataaattatttattgaGAGAAGGGaaaaaagtatattttattacgAATAATTCTACAAAATCGCGAGCTAGCTTTTTAGAAAAATTTCATAAGTTAGGTTTTACAAATGTAAAAAGAgaacatattatatgtacaGCATATGCTgttacaaaatatttatacgataaagaagaatatagattaagaaaaaaaaaaatttatgttATTGGAGAAAAAGGAATATGTGACGAATTAGATGCATCTAATCTTGATTGGTTAGGAGGTTctaatgataatgataaaaaaattattttaaaagatgaTTTAGAAATTATTgtagataaaaatataggAGCAGTAGTTGTAGGTATAGactttaatattaattattataaaattcaGTATGCTCAATTATGTATTAACGAATTAAATGCTGAATTCATAGCTACTAATAAAGATGCTACGGGTAATTTTACATCTAAACAAAAATGGGCAGGTACCGGTGCCATTGTATCAAGTATTGAAGCTGTGTCTTTAAAAAAACCATTAGTTGTAGGTAAACctaatgtatatatgatagaaaatgttttaaaagATTTGAATATTCATCATTCCAAAGTTGTTATGATTGGAGATAGATTAGAAACAGATATACATTTTGCaaaaaattgtaatatTAAATCAATATTAGTTTCAACAGGAGTAACGAATGCAAATATTTACTTGAACCATAATAGTCTTAACATTCACCCTgattattttatgaaatCCATATCggaattattataa
- a CDS encoding hypothetical protein (conserved Plasmodium protein, unknown function): MNSQDTKNNEKDDFIIYLEEHNVINTISNILLKLYNQKERPPDAIKFIRDNMCSDEDLPMNELKEENEFLRNENMKLTKSLNELNDTLKQLIEEEKMIASTNVESTQI, from the exons ATGAACTCGCAAGATACAAAGAATAACGAAAAAGACGATTTTATCATATACCTGGAAGAACATAATGTCATAAATACAATAAGcaatattcttttaaaattatataaccAAAAGGAAAGGCCTCCCGATGCAATCAAGTTCATTCGTGATAATATGTGTAGCGACGAAG ATTTGCCTATGAACgaattaaaagaagaaaatgaatttttgagaaatgaaaatatgaagCTAACGAAATCTCTTAACGAATTAAATGATACCTTAAAACAATTAATTGAAGAAGAGAAAATGATAGCATCTACAAATGTTGAGAGTacacaaatataa
- a CDS encoding hypothetical protein (conserved Plasmodium protein, unknown function), with protein MSHNPTSIFLFTVQGLLASLTCGLCCYLYSYCYNGRFFKNGRGSNRNNNKRSFSSVEGDFPNCKKCKKRHINRECSNNKEENKFLIKEGVYKTYDTYKTHDTYKTHDTYKTHDTYKTYDTYDGYILPNDVTKYDSNYLENLLKENNTVSLISKRREQIIRDIINDYKNITTTYNLNIQGDNNIYNYYNKYVLPYFLNNNENDIYDEENCKVLNPYEKIDKHFDEKLKEFKYKMIQEQIDNYFHDVHEKDHNNVNSSNWVVERNLLLKNNNNNNNNNDNNNISVYHKESTPYKNNNNLHYQVNAPRDEGYKHNNNYYNNIINENMYFKQKDDKNIVVIQNMKNNHHNYSDNDISTHEKNYNLIHEQTNKNSQENKSLDENKKNDLHPSNVHKDKCNIKNDVSDPSNEKNFVLIRSNEKEQINNNIIKEDIIKEDVKEDIIKEDVKEDIIKEDVKEDIIKEDVKEDIIKEDVKEDIIKEDVKEDIIKEDVKEDIIKEDVKEDIIKEDVKEDIIKEDIKKDIIKEDIKKDIIKEDIKEDIIKEDVKEDIIKEDVKEDIIKEDVKEDIINRNISIEINNSYILNENIDKIKTSKDVPHEERPRTVLKQIPVNISCSPINSIEKEKYNNDDSLKSILSCSVNNNNIKKKATLKLSEPSEEVNMNKQKKENETEKINGNKIECESKNKIDCESKNKSENESKNKIDCESKNKSENESKNKIENESKNKIENESKNKIDCEQIDDNNSNNNFNSNNNVVLPNNSYLSINEGKNKINNNYLLNNKLCIPIDDEYIKKIRHEQTDTFLQKLIMEYYDERKRRTFFDDTDKGNIYYVNDYEEYREEFESNRTNIGDLQNFDKFILPNQCIFSSNETNNNENKYNDIKPSNTKKNDQPNKNVNKHNNNNNNNNKLIHITTIENNNNNNINNNVTLKESQHINISKDSMHINNQNNIKHTVECDEDNFLSYKNKIKNDILQELVNKSCNSKSVNDIYNNKENKIGLNHSHLKHCEVNISNNMREYNQSRSMEHVNVLLHMNNNNDKDKSNNERNNNLCNLKNISSLNVNTMNNMINNNNNNNINFNSANKYYNLNNINGEFSLNDDRTNKGNIPFDMNLTNDSSKNNNNNNNNNNNNNNNNNNNNNNNNNNNNNNNNNNNNNNNNNNIMDTSLKSMRAVSLSSLQKLILEHNKILREKHNNKITQIGNQDNCMFKISESAESENENNEHNNNNNNNNLNIIHSINNTNNMHFPNNKVNTFVSNKTNVNMNNITNINMNNVINSILNNAANNNMNNTNNLMNNAPTNVMNNTNNLLNNAPTNVMNNTNNLMNNAPTNVMNNTNNLMNNAPTNGRNNTNNLMNNAPTNVMNNTNNLMNNAPTNVRNNTSNNLMNNAPTNVRNNISNNNMNNAPTNVRNNTSNNLLNNSANNLLNNAVIQLINNGTNHMINNGSNHMMNNILNSLINNNNMMMMNIPADVDKNSNVFKNIEKEEPVLQNLSGIQKLLLHKGSNPYMFNNLRISNNLNNDKNSNVNSFIKMNNVGENISTCQHNNNNYMVNITSKPRYNCTHCINKYNVPKDYEENKDINKKSNVIKKVDKEKCYTIDEQYSGPYNNCEKVNDMKHGRGNSSGSNTNNNKDNKDNKNNYDNKNNYVNYDNSNNSNNNYINYHNNNINDYANHHFNKQHVNTIREGIDTYILIDDDNDTDISTDKGNYPLNPNNKKMNLKCNLNKLPNITNNEENKNEKNISRTKYLCLDLKRNSRENIHHMNNEKNEINLETINDYHQHKQIKDIISTYIHTSKMQYETKKGKDISNNNYMNVQKIQTTHGNYPDKIGNINIQENYRNVVQNRNMNNNSSLAENVGRILTRSSSQQKDTHTLEKEIGNVQNDNSIYYNNTVNRWNDEVVFISTNESEDKNDSANSIRKENKNGTLLYAKEKEEENNTETQNVRRSVRLHNKKVKNETNNRQIEKKNNITNNNNRPKNNRSNNNKSNNTISYNTRANNNRIIDNQSVVKESVTNESITKESITNESITKESITKESITKESIMNESITSEQSNKSIEKNSFEKSYSVEVVSLNDSTDINENPRNLQNKNTPLKNVKMFEKKKVSETPAMELRLSKKHSLLKKRENLEMLHQKCNELDENKCASGFVNYILQNIQKRDGKETFDDLLNYILKLKEIYNMSTMDFIGAFLILESFNLNIINEYPLREWILVTFHYIKGMITLQNIKFIIKSLDLNHLIISNITAAFYMNIKPIKVDEENIERVLNLLSEVVIRRSSRFKLLKTDTEKQDQKDEKLGSCWQPVHIIKDS; from the coding sequence ttttaataaaagaaggtgtatataaaacatatgatacatataaaacacatgatacatataaaacacatgatacatataaaacacatgatacatataaaacatatgaTACATATGATGGATATATTTTACCTAACGATGTAACAAAATATGACTCGAATTATTTAGAGAACcttttaaaagaaaataatacaGTTTCTTTAATATCCAAAAGAAGAGAACAAATAATAAGAGATATCATCaatgattataaaaatattactaCTACATATAATCTAAATATTCAAGgagataataatatatataattattataataaatatgtactACCATATTTCttgaataataatgaaaatgatatatatgatgaagAGAATTGTAAAGTTTTAAATCCCtatgaaaaaattgataaacattttgatgaaaaattaaaagaattcAAATACAAAATGATTCAGGAACAAAttgataattattttcatgATGTACATGAAAAAGATCATAATAATGTTAATTCCTCAAATTGGGTTGTAGAAAGAAATTTATTACttaagaataataataataataataataataatgataataataatattagtGTATATCATAAAGAAAGTACaccatataaaaataataacaatttaCATTATCAAGTAAATGCACCACGTGACGAAGgatataaacataataataattattataataatataattaatgagaatatgtattttaaacaaaaagatgacaaaaatattgtggtaatacaaaatatgaaaaacaACCATCATAATTATTCCGATAATGATATTTCAACCCATGAAAAGAACTATAATCTTATACATGaacaaacaaacaaaaatagccaagaaaataaatctttagatgaaaataagaaaaatgaCCTACATCCTTCAAATGTTCATAAAGATAAATGCAACattaaaaatgatgtaTCAGATCCatcaaatgaaaaaaattttgttttgATTAGGAGTAATGAAAAGGAgcaaattaataataatatcataaaaGAAGATATTATTAAGGAGGATGTAAAAGAAGACATTATTAAGGAGGACGTAAAAGAAGACATTATTAAGGAGGACGTAAAAGAAGATATTATTAAGGAGGATGTAAAAGAAGACATTATTAAGGAGGATGTAAAAGAAGACATTATTAAGGAGGATGTAAAAGAAGATATTATTAAGGAGGATGTAAAAGAAGATATTATTAAGGAGGATGTAAAAGAAGATATTATTAAGGAGGATGTAAAAGAAGATATTATTAAGGaggatataaaaaaagatattattaaggaggatataaaaaaagatattattaaggaggatataaaagaagatatTATTAAGGAGGATGTAAAAGAAGATATTATTAAGGAGGATGTAAAAGAAGATATTATTAAGGAGGATGTAAAAGAAGATATAATCAATAGGAATATTTCTattgaaataaataattcatacattttaaatgaaaatattgataaaaTTAAGACATCGAAGGACGTCCCACATGAAGAAAGACCTAGAACGGTACTTAAGCAAATACCAGTAAATATATCATGTTCGCCCATTAATAGTATTGAAAAAGAGAAATACAATAATGATGATTCTTTGAAAAGTATATTAAGTTGTTCtgttaataataacaacatcaaaaaaaaagcaaCCCTTAAATTATCAGAACCGAGTGAAGAAgtaaatatgaataaacaaaaaaaagaaaatgaaacagaaaaaataaatggCAATAAAATTGAGTGTgaaagtaaaaataaaattgattgtgaaagtaaaaataaaagtgaGAATgaaagtaaaaataaaattgattgtgaaagtaaaaataaaagtgaGAATGAAAGCAAAAACAAAATTGAGAATGAAAGCAAAAACAAAATTGAGAATGAAAGCAAAAACAAAATTGATTGTGAACAAattgatgataataatagtaataacAATTTTAATAGCAATAATAATGTAGTATTACCTAataattcttatttatCAATAAATGAGGgcaaaaacaaaataaataataattatttattaaataataaattatgtatTCCCATAGatgatgaatatataaaaaagatacGACATGAACAAACAGATACTTTTCTACAAAAACTTATTATGGAATATTATGatgaaagaaaaagaagaacaTTTTTTGATGACACAGACAAgggaaatatatattacgTAAATGATTATGAAGAATATAGAGAAGAATTTGAATCAAATAGAACAAATATCGGAGATTTACAAAACTTTGATAAATTCATATTACCAAATCaatgtattttttctaGTAATGAAACAAAcaataatgaaaataaatataatgatataaaacCAAGTAACACAAAAAAGAATGATCAACCAAacaaaaatgtaaataagcacaataataataataataataataacaaacTTATCCATATTACAACcatagaaaataataataataataatattaataataatgtaacCTTAAAAGAAAGTcaacatattaatatttcaaaaGATTCAATgcatataaataatcaGAACAACATAAAACATACAGTAGAATGTGATGAAGATAACTTTTTatcttataaaaataaaataaagaatgACATATTACAAGAGCTGGTAAACAAAAGTTGTAATTCTAAAAGTgtaaatgatatatataataataaagaaaataaaattggACTTAACCATTCGCATTTGAAACATTGTGAGGTAAATATTAGCAATAATATGAGAGAATATAATCAATCAAGAAGCATGGAACATGTAAATGTCCTTCttcatatgaataataacAATGACAAAgataaaagtaataatgaaagaaataataatttgtgtaatttaaaaaatataagtaGTCTTAATGTGAATActatgaataatatgatcaacaataataataataataatataaattttaatagTGCAAACAAGTATTACaatttgaataatattaacGGCGAATTCAGTTTAAATGATGATAGAACGAATAAAGGCAATATTCCTTTTGATATGAATCTAACAAATGACAGCAGcaaaaacaataataataacaataataataacaataataacaataataacaataataacaataataacaataataataataacaataacaataacaataataataataataataataataataataataatattatggATACAAGTTTAAAATCCATGAGGGCTGTATCCTTATCATCTTTGCAAAAATTAATTCTAGAAcataacaaaatattaagaGAAAAgcataataataaaataacacAAATAGGAAATCAGGATAATTGCATGTTCAAAATAAGTGAATCAGCTGAATctgaaaatgaaaataatgaacataataataataataataataataatttaaatattattcattctattaataatacaaaCAATATGCATTTCCCTAATAATAAAGTGAATACCTTTGTTTCTAACAAAACGAATGtgaatatgaataatataacaaatatcaatatgaataatgtaataaataGTATCTTGAATAATGCAgcaaataataatatgaacaatacaaataatttaatgAATAATGCACCCACAAATGTTATGAAcaatacaaataatttattgAATAATGCACCCACAAATGTTATGAAcaatacaaataatttaatgAATAATGCACCCACAAATGTTATGAAcaatacaaataatttaatgAATAATGCACCCACAAATGGTAGGAAcaatacaaataatttaatgAATAATGCACCCACAAATGTTATGAAcaatacaaataatttaatgAATAATGCACCCACAAATGTTAGGAACAATACatcaaataatttaatgAATAATGCACCCACAAATGTTAGGAACaatatatcaaataataatatgaataatgcACCTACTAATGTTAGGAACAATACatcaaataatttattgAATAATTCAGCAAATAATTTATTGAATAATGCAGTTATCCAATTGATAAATAATGGGACGAACCATATGATAAATAACGGAAGCAACCATATGATGAATAACATACTGAACAGtcttattaataataacaatatgatgatgatgaatATTCCTGCAGATGTAGATAAAAATTCAAACGTTTTCAAGAATATAGAAAAGGAAGAACCTGTATTACAAAATTTGTCAGGTATACAGAAGTTGTTATTACATAAAGGTTCCAATCcatatatgtttaataatttacgtatttcaaataatttaaataatgataagaATTCAAATGTAAATTCattcataaaaatgaataatgtTGGTGAAAACATTAGCACATGTCAACacaataacaataattatatggTTAACATAACAAGCAAACCACGTTATAATTGTACGCATTgtataaacaaatataatgtaCCTAAAGATTATGAAGAAAAcaaagatataaataaaaaaagtaacgtaataaaaaaggtaGATAAGGAGAAATGTTATACTATTGATGAGCAATATAGTGGACCTTATAATAATTGTGAAAAGGTTAATGATATGAAGCATGGAAGAGGGAATAGCAGTGGTAGTAATACAAACAACAATAAGGATAATAAggataataagaataattatgataataagaataattatgttaattatgataatagtaataatagtaataataattacattAATTACcataataacaatattaatgatTATGCAAATCATCATTTTAACAAACAACACGTAAATACAATTCGAGAAGGTATTGATACCTATATTTTAATAGACGATGATAATGATACAGATATTTCTACAGACAAAGGAAATTACCCTTTAAATcctaataataaaaaaatgaacctaaaatgtaatttaaataaattaccTAATATCAcaaataatgaagaaaacaaaaatgaaaagaatatatCAAGAACCAAATATCTATGTTTGgatttaaaaagaaattcTAGAGAAAATATTCATCACATGAacaatgaaaaaaatgaaataaatttaGAAACGATCAATGATTATCATCAACATAAACAAATTAAGGATATTATATCTACATATATTCATACGTCGAAAATGCAATATGAAACAAAGAAAGGGAAAGATAtttctaataataattatatgaatgtACAGAAAATACAAACAACTCATGGAAACTATCCTGATAAAATAGGGaacataaatatacaaGAAAATTATAGAAATGTAGTTCAAAATAGAAACATGAACAATAATTCAAGCCTTGCTGAAAATGTAGGACGTATATTAACACGATCTAGCAGTCAACAGAAGGACACACATACCttagaaaaagaaatagGAAATGTACAAAATGACAATtcaatttattataataacacAGTAAATAGATGGAATGATGAAGTAGTATTTATTTCTACCAATGAAAGtgaagataaaaatgattCAGCAAATTCAAtaagaaaagaaaacaaaaatgGTACCTTGTTATATGctaaagaaaaagaagagGAAAATAATACGGAGACTCAAAATGTTAGAAGAAGTGTTAGATTGCACAACAAGAAAgtaaaaaatgaaacaaACAATAGAcaaattgaaaaaaaaaataacataacaaataataataatagaccaaaaaataatagatcaaataataataaatcaaataaTACTATATCGTATAATACTAGAGCAAATAATAACAGGATAATTGATAACCAATCTGTTGTGAAAGAATCTGTTACGAACGAATCTATTACGAAAGAATCTATTACGAACGAATCTATTACGAAAGAATCTATTACGAAAGAATCTATTACGAAAGAATCTATTATGAACGAATCTATTACGAGTGAACAAAGTAATAAGTCCattgaaaaaaattcatttgAAAAAAGCTATTCTGTTGAAGTGGTTTCATTAAATGATAGTACcgatataaatgaaaacCCTAgaaatttacaaaataaaaatacgccattaaaaaatgtaaaaatgTTTGAAAAGAAGAAGGTGTCAGAAACACCCGCAATGGAATTAAGGCTTTCAAAAAAACATAgtcttttaaaaaagagaGAGAACTTAGAAATGCTACATCAGAAATGTAATGAActtgatgaaaataaatgtGCATCAGGATttgtaaattatatattacaaaatattcAGAAAAGAGATGGTAAAGAAACATTTgatgatttattaaattatatattaaaattaaaagaaatatataatatgtcAACAATGGATTTTATAGGCGCCTTCTTGATATTAGAGTCATTcaatttaaatattataaatgaatatcCATTACGTGAATGGATACTAGTTAcatttcattatataaaaggaATGATCACCTTACagaatattaaatttataattaaatcATTAGATTTAAATCATTTAATTATTAGTAATATAACAGCTGcattttatatgaatattaaaCCTATTAAAGtagatgaagaaaatatagaGCGTGTACTTAACCTCTTGTCAGAAGTTGTCATAAGGAGATCTTCTCGATTTAAGCTTCTTAAAACAGATACTGAAAAGCAAGATCAGAAGGATGAAAAATTAGGATCCTGCTGGCAACCAGTTCACATAATAAAAGATTCATAA